The following are from one region of the Halogeometricum sp. S3BR5-2 genome:
- the aglF gene encoding UTP--glucose-1-phosphate uridylyltransferase AglF, which produces MQAVVLAAGKGTRLRPLTEDKPKGMVEVDGKPILTHCFDQLVDLGAEKLVVVVGYKKEVIISHYDDEYRGVPITYAHQREQKGLAHALLTVEDHIDEDFMLMLGDNIFNANLQDVVKRQREDRADAAFLVEEVPWDEASRYGVCVTNDYGEIIEVVEKPDEPESNLVMTGFYTFTPEIFHACHLVQPSNRGEYEISEAVDLLIRSGRTIDAIGIDGWRMDIGYPEDRDEAEERLREERGAEAE; this is translated from the coding sequence ATGCAAGCAGTCGTCCTCGCCGCCGGCAAAGGAACCAGACTCCGACCGCTCACCGAAGACAAGCCCAAAGGAATGGTCGAAGTCGACGGCAAACCCATTCTCACCCACTGTTTCGACCAACTCGTCGATCTCGGCGCCGAGAAACTCGTGGTCGTCGTCGGCTACAAGAAGGAGGTCATCATCAGCCACTACGACGACGAATACAGAGGAGTGCCAATCACCTACGCCCACCAGCGAGAGCAGAAGGGGCTCGCGCACGCCCTCCTGACCGTCGAAGACCACATCGACGAGGACTTCATGCTGATGCTCGGCGACAACATCTTCAACGCGAACTTACAGGACGTCGTCAAGCGACAGCGAGAGGACCGCGCGGACGCCGCTTTCTTGGTCGAGGAGGTGCCGTGGGACGAGGCCTCTCGCTACGGCGTCTGCGTGACGAACGACTACGGGGAGATAATCGAAGTCGTCGAGAAGCCCGACGAACCCGAGTCGAACCTCGTGATGACCGGCTTCTACACGTTCACCCCCGAGATTTTCCACGCATGCCACCTCGTTCAGCCCTCTAACCGCGGCGAGTACGAGATCAGCGAAGCGGTCGACCTGCTCATCCGTTCAGGAAGAACTATCGACGCCATCGGCATCGACGGCTGGCGGATGGACATCGGGTATCCCGAGGACCGAGACGAAGCCGAAGAGCGACTGCGCGAGGAACGAGGCGCAGAAGCGGAGTAG
- a CDS encoding glycosyltransferase, whose protein sequence is MQAADLPLVSVVVPVYNDPKGIEDTLSALTRQSYPGDKIEIIAVDNGSTDRTRDIIRRFAAEHDTVELVVEDDAQGSYAARNAGIAASSGDVLAFVDADMYMDEDWLEQAVDAARDAAYVGCNVELVVDGPETLAAEFDSRTAFPIERYVRQQRYAPTCCLLVRREVIDAVGDFDARLVSGGDSEFGVRVAEAGYEQAFAADATLYHPVRDSFAALIRKELRIGRGLCQRQEFYPERFGRPGLPPRPSGVKSADDEGDERSVSAPKRALFEALSVTMTAVRALGYYREYARYLGGNARR, encoded by the coding sequence ATGCAGGCTGCGGATCTCCCTCTCGTCTCGGTCGTCGTCCCCGTCTACAACGACCCGAAGGGTATCGAGGACACGCTATCGGCGCTCACGAGGCAGTCGTACCCGGGTGACAAAATAGAGATTATCGCCGTCGACAACGGCTCGACGGACCGAACCCGAGATATCATTCGTCGGTTCGCGGCAGAGCACGACACCGTCGAGCTCGTCGTCGAAGACGACGCGCAGGGGTCGTATGCAGCCCGGAACGCGGGAATCGCTGCGTCATCCGGAGACGTTCTGGCGTTCGTTGACGCCGATATGTACATGGACGAAGACTGGCTGGAGCAGGCTGTTGATGCGGCTCGGGACGCGGCGTACGTCGGATGCAACGTCGAACTCGTCGTCGACGGCCCCGAGACGCTCGCCGCCGAGTTCGACTCGCGAACAGCGTTCCCCATCGAACGGTACGTTCGACAACAGCGGTACGCCCCGACGTGTTGTCTGCTGGTCCGACGGGAAGTGATCGACGCCGTCGGCGACTTCGACGCTCGCCTCGTCTCGGGCGGCGATTCCGAGTTCGGAGTCAGAGTCGCGGAAGCGGGCTACGAACAGGCGTTCGCGGCCGACGCGACGCTGTACCACCCGGTTCGGGACTCGTTCGCAGCACTGATCCGAAAGGAACTCAGGATCGGACGCGGCCTCTGTCAGCGACAGGAGTTCTACCCGGAGCGCTTCGGCCGACCGGGGCTTCCACCTCGACCGAGCGGTGTGAAGTCAGCCGACGACGAGGGCGACGAGCGGTCGGTGTCGGCCCCGAAGCGAGCACTATTCGAGGCGCTCTCGGTCACGATGACTGCTGTTCGTGCACTGGGGTATTACCGCGAGTACGCCCGGTACCTCGGCGGAAACGCGCGACGGTGA
- the aglG gene encoding glucosyl-dolichyl phosphate glucuronosyltransferase: MKVSVVVCTYSMERYPSFSECVESVLAQTHDDLEVVLVVDGNDEVFSRVKEDFGGRERAVLHCNDENRGISYSRTKGAKLASGDVVAMIDDDATAEPDWIEKLVGTYENNPDAVAVGGNVVPDWVAEKPEFFPSEFYWLVGCDERGFGNHLDEVRNTYGSNISFKRDAFLEAGGYDENTGRKGDRHIQAHEAPVCVRIYENTGKRVIYNKRARVHHKLFEYRTDFRWLVFRSFWQGYSKRVMDLILPQASGGKNEYLKDLLTAYVPDRLYELAKQPSAAKVQQLVAIFVFTAAVGFGYLYGMATPGLVEKVNE, encoded by the coding sequence ATGAAGGTTTCCGTGGTCGTCTGTACGTACTCGATGGAGCGGTACCCCTCCTTCAGCGAGTGTGTGGAGAGCGTCCTCGCACAGACCCACGACGACCTCGAAGTCGTCCTCGTCGTCGACGGCAACGACGAGGTGTTCTCGCGGGTCAAGGAAGACTTCGGTGGTCGCGAGAGAGCCGTCCTCCACTGCAACGACGAGAATCGCGGCATCTCCTACAGTCGGACGAAGGGAGCGAAACTCGCCTCGGGCGACGTGGTAGCGATGATAGACGACGACGCGACCGCCGAACCCGACTGGATCGAAAAGCTCGTCGGGACCTACGAGAACAATCCCGACGCGGTCGCCGTCGGTGGCAACGTCGTCCCCGACTGGGTAGCCGAGAAACCCGAGTTCTTCCCCTCGGAGTTCTACTGGCTCGTCGGCTGCGACGAACGCGGCTTCGGGAACCACCTCGACGAGGTGCGCAACACGTACGGCTCGAACATCTCGTTCAAGCGTGACGCGTTCTTGGAGGCCGGAGGCTACGACGAGAACACCGGCCGTAAGGGCGACAGGCACATTCAGGCCCACGAGGCGCCCGTCTGCGTCCGCATCTACGAGAACACCGGCAAGCGTGTCATCTACAACAAGCGCGCCCGCGTCCACCACAAACTGTTCGAGTACCGAACCGACTTCCGGTGGCTCGTCTTCCGTTCGTTCTGGCAGGGCTACTCCAAGCGCGTCATGGACCTCATCCTTCCGCAGGCCTCCGGAGGGAAGAACGAGTATCTGAAGGACCTCTTGACTGCGTACGTCCCGGACCGGTTGTACGAACTCGCAAAGCAACCTTCGGCGGCGAAAGTGCAGCAGTTGGTCGCGATATTCGTGTTTACTGCCGCCGTGGGGTTCGGGTATCTGTACGGGATGGCGACGCCGGGTTTGGTGGAGAAGGTGAACGAGTAA
- a CDS encoding sulfatase-like hydrolase/transferase: MTSDSPVLLLTVDTLRADRFNQECFPETYATFTDDFAHFSSALSHGNATPLAFPSIITSHPVVGDGSFVAAAKTLAELFDDRECIGFSNNAHLRGERGYDRGFDQFHDLVPPDARSPIDRLKQNDLLRESDIVTKTYRVLKNVAGIANTRNTGSITDPFPNPKTTAETVTDFVQRQLSKHSNPFVWAHYMDPHKPFHPDQAVDGPEITRSREEIKHLNSYEHSDDPLPDEEMSLMRALYESNIRYLDRELSRLFTWLQTNDQYDDSLIIVLGDHGELFGEHQRMFHPWDVDPFDELIRTPLLVKYPSGDHGGLEFDHLVQHADIMPTVAEVSDLSTEFISELAHPLTDTIPRQVISKSNVSIRITEPNGVGIKRRDGSTEGLEDLSTTARGILREQQFPEVRTSGGVAKGVEDQERQKQLKALGYQ; this comes from the coding sequence ATGACCAGTGACTCGCCGGTTTTACTACTGACTGTCGATACACTCCGTGCGGATCGGTTCAACCAGGAGTGTTTCCCCGAGACGTATGCGACGTTTACTGATGACTTTGCTCATTTCTCCTCGGCGCTTTCTCATGGGAACGCGACTCCCCTCGCATTCCCTTCTATCATAACATCTCATCCAGTGGTCGGTGACGGAAGCTTCGTCGCCGCCGCGAAGACCCTTGCAGAGCTGTTCGACGATCGAGAGTGTATCGGGTTTTCTAACAACGCTCACCTTCGCGGCGAACGTGGATATGATCGGGGATTCGATCAGTTCCACGACCTCGTCCCTCCGGACGCCCGTTCACCGATTGACCGACTGAAACAGAACGACTTACTTCGCGAATCAGATATCGTCACAAAAACCTACCGGGTATTGAAAAACGTAGCCGGTATAGCGAATACCAGAAATACCGGGTCTATCACTGATCCCTTTCCAAACCCCAAAACAACTGCCGAGACAGTAACCGACTTCGTCCAGCGACAACTGTCCAAACACTCAAATCCGTTCGTGTGGGCGCACTATATGGATCCCCACAAACCGTTTCACCCGGATCAAGCAGTCGATGGCCCCGAGATCACGCGATCACGGGAAGAGATCAAGCATCTCAATTCGTACGAACACTCCGATGACCCTCTACCTGACGAGGAGATGTCCCTCATGAGGGCCCTGTACGAGTCGAATATTCGATATCTCGACCGTGAGCTGTCACGGCTGTTCACTTGGTTACAGACCAACGATCAATACGACGATTCTTTGATCATCGTGCTCGGTGACCACGGCGAACTCTTCGGAGAACACCAGCGGATGTTCCATCCGTGGGACGTCGACCCGTTCGACGAACTCATACGAACACCCCTTCTCGTGAAATATCCTAGCGGTGATCATGGCGGTCTGGAGTTTGATCACCTTGTCCAGCACGCCGATATCATGCCCACGGTCGCCGAGGTGTCGGACCTCTCGACGGAATTCATCTCCGAACTCGCACATCCTCTCACCGACACCATCCCCAGACAAGTCATCTCGAAGTCGAACGTCTCGATAAGGATTACGGAACCGAACGGTGTCGGTATCAAGCGGCGAGACGGGTCAACAGAAGGCCTGGAGGATCTCTCAACGACCGCTCGGGGGATTCTCCGAGAGCAACAGTTTCCAGAAGTACGAACGAGTGGTGGAGTCGCGAAAGGTGTCGAAGATCAGGAACGCCAAAAACAGCTAAAAGCACTTGGCTATCAGTAG
- a CDS encoding flippase, which translates to MKLGQTSFVVFVSRFGGSVLGFFATLYIARTLGSAVFGTYTVVIALIFWLELLGSMGLSNATTKRISEGRDQSAYFTAGMISIAALGTVVISGLILVADMVNAYVGESVVGFVILLLVVRLFYSFVDATLSGERLVHIGGIAQAAKIGTRSAAQIGLVLAGGSLSSLLIGYAAGGASVGVASLRYISLHLRRPTVEHFARLVEYAKFSWLSQLETRSFNEVDVLVLNAFVSPSLVGVYAVAWNISKFLTIFGNSISATLFPEMSKLSAEEDIGAVTKLLEDGLAYSGLVLLPGLVGGVVLSERLLRIYGDEYVQGSTVLGLLILACLLYGYQNQLLAALNAIDRPDLAFRTNGLFIASNVALNVILVWRYGWVGAAAATVLATGIGLSMSVVLLSRVIDVSPPLREIGREVLSALVMGGALTVLGWMRLPETGTYGIAVTVGLVGVGAGVYFVTLVALSSQFRKTIVDNLPFDSFPPVR; encoded by the coding sequence ATGAAACTCGGCCAAACATCGTTCGTCGTCTTCGTGTCTCGATTCGGCGGCTCCGTACTCGGTTTTTTCGCGACGCTCTACATCGCACGGACGCTCGGTTCGGCGGTATTCGGGACCTATACGGTCGTCATCGCGCTCATCTTCTGGCTGGAACTGCTAGGTTCGATGGGACTCTCGAACGCGACGACGAAACGGATAAGCGAGGGAAGAGACCAGTCGGCGTACTTCACGGCGGGAATGATTTCCATCGCGGCGTTGGGAACGGTCGTAATAAGCGGTCTTATCCTCGTTGCTGATATGGTCAACGCGTATGTCGGCGAATCAGTCGTTGGCTTCGTAATCCTCTTGCTCGTGGTCAGGTTGTTCTACTCGTTCGTAGATGCGACGCTGTCCGGAGAACGGTTAGTTCACATCGGTGGCATCGCGCAAGCGGCGAAAATCGGGACTCGGAGCGCTGCTCAAATCGGACTCGTGCTCGCAGGAGGCTCGCTAAGCAGCCTCCTAATCGGGTACGCCGCAGGAGGGGCGAGCGTCGGTGTCGCGAGCCTTCGATACATCTCACTCCACCTTCGACGACCGACGGTCGAGCATTTCGCCCGCCTCGTTGAGTACGCAAAGTTCTCCTGGCTCTCACAACTCGAAACGCGGTCGTTCAACGAAGTCGACGTACTGGTGCTCAACGCGTTCGTCTCCCCTTCTTTAGTCGGCGTGTACGCCGTCGCGTGGAACATCTCGAAGTTCCTCACAATCTTCGGAAACTCTATCAGCGCGACGCTGTTTCCGGAAATGAGCAAGTTGTCCGCAGAAGAGGACATAGGGGCAGTGACCAAACTCCTCGAAGATGGTCTCGCGTATAGTGGATTAGTACTCCTTCCAGGGCTTGTCGGCGGTGTCGTGCTCTCGGAGCGTCTACTCAGAATATACGGAGACGAGTATGTCCAAGGTTCGACCGTTCTCGGTCTACTGATACTCGCGTGCCTATTGTACGGGTATCAGAACCAGCTTCTGGCGGCGCTGAACGCCATCGACCGTCCGGACTTGGCGTTCCGGACGAACGGGCTATTCATCGCCTCGAACGTAGCACTGAACGTAATACTGGTGTGGCGATACGGATGGGTTGGCGCGGCGGCGGCGACCGTTCTCGCGACCGGCATTGGACTGTCGATGTCGGTGGTACTCCTCTCGCGCGTCATCGACGTCTCACCACCGCTGAGAGAGATCGGCCGTGAGGTGCTCTCCGCGCTGGTGATGGGCGGCGCACTCACCGTTCTCGGCTGGATGAGGCTCCCGGAGACGGGGACGTACGGCATCGCGGTCACCGTCGGGTTGGTCGGCGTCGGTGCGGGCGTCTACTTTGTCACGCTGGTAGCGCTTTCGAGCCAGTTCAGGAAGACTATCGTCGATAACCTGCCGTTCGATTCCTTCCCGCCCGTCCGGTGA